A window of the Brassica oleracea var. oleracea cultivar TO1000 chromosome C1, BOL, whole genome shotgun sequence genome harbors these coding sequences:
- the LOC106297624 gene encoding vicilin — protein sequence MAINKLTITLFLLISLAVFHCLAFRVEVQEFEPPQQEGQEGHGGGSGEGWDEEATKNPYHFGRWSFKNFFQSQEGFVKMLPKFTKRSSTLFRGIENYRFLFQEMQPNTFLVPHHLDADYVFLVVQGKGVIGFVTDTENESFQITKGDVVRVPSSVTHFFANTNGTVPLRLAKIAVPANVPGHFQVFFPSHSGFHQSYFTGFSKDVLTASFNVPEELLGRLIRRPQQQVGQGIIRRVSPDQIKELTEHAISPSNKHKNKKDKHKDKDRSTFGSPFNLLTQDAIYSNDFGRYHEAHPKKFSQLQDLDIAVGWVNMTQGSLFLPQYNSETTFVTFVENGCARYEMASPCTFQGEQQQPWFGPGQEEEV from the exons ATGGCGATCAACAAATTAACCATAACACTTTTCCTTCTCATATCCTTAGCTGTTTTCCACTGCTTGGCCTTCCGGGTGGAGGTCCAAGAGTTCGAACCACCACAACAAGAGGGACAAGAAGGTCACGGTGGGGGCTCCGGCGAGGGATGGGATGAAGAGGCAACAAAGAATCCATACCACTTTGGGCGGTGGAGTTTCAAGAATTTCTTTCAATCACAGGAAGGTTTTGTGAAAATGTTACCCAAGTTCACTAAACGCTCATCGACTCTCTTCCGTGGAATAGAAAACTACCGCTTCTTGTTCCAGGAGATGCAACCTAACACTTTCCTTGTTCCTCACCATTTAGATGCCGATTACGTGTTTCTAGTCGTACAAG GGAAGGGAGTGATTGGTTTTGTGACGGATACGGAAAATGAATCCTTTCAAATAACGAAAGGTGATGTGGTGAGAGTCCCATCCAGCGTCACACACTTTTTCGCGAACACCAACGGCACCGTTCCTCTCCGTCTCGCCAAGATCGCCGTCCCCGCCAACGTTCCTGGACACTTCCAG GTTTTCTTCCCTTCTCATTCCGGGTTTCACCAATCCTATTTCACTGGGTTTAGTAAAGATGTACTCACGGCCAGTTTCAAC GTACCGGAAGAATTGCTAGGAAGATTGATTAGGAGACCACAACAACAAGTGGGACAAGGGATTATAAGGAGAGTTTCTCCAGACCAGATCAAAGAACTTACAGAACACGCTATTTCTCCTTCAAACAAACACAAAAACAAAAAGGATAAGCACAAAGACAAGGACAGGAGCACGTTCGGGAGCCCTTTCAATCTCCTTACACAAGATGCAATCTACTCCAACGACTTTGGCCGTTACCACGAGGCACATCCCAAAAAGTTTAGTCAACTCCAAGACCTTGACATTGCTGTCGGTTGGGTTAACATGACACAG GGGTCTTTGTTCCTTCCTCAGTATAATTCAGAGACAACCTTTGTAACGTTTGTTGAGAATGGTTGCGCCCGCTATGAGATGGCTAGTCCTTGCACATTCCAAGGAGAGCAACAACAGCCCTGGTTTGGACCAGGACAAGAAGAAGAAGTATAA
- the LOC106337616 gene encoding RING-H2 finger protein ATL16-like, translating to MDFQIVAAGVIGFLAAAFLLVTCYVVVDKCWRRNDIHDGVSSSGGLSNDHDDDHFMFYSPELRTSEEEENISQQCSACLNEFHVNETVRVIPHCFHLFHVDCVDPKNVSCPLCQTRFSCDSSVPADEITAPNNSPVNALHTVVIRGEDEYEVIEIGIWNGNTSSDGEVSLF from the coding sequence ATGGACTTTCAGATCGTAGCCGCCGGTGTGATAGGATTCTTGGCAGCAGCTTTCCTACTTGTAACCTGTTACGTTGTCGTTGACAAATGTTGGCGCAGAAACGACATTCATGACGGAGTCTCCTCATCTGGAGGGTTAAGCAACGACCATGATGATGACCATTTCATGTTTTACTCACCAGAGTTGAGAACCAGCGAAGAAGAAGAGAATATCTCTCAGCAATGCTCTGCCTGTTTGAATGAGTTTCACGTAAATGAGACTGTGAGGGTTATACCACACTGTTTTCATTTGTTTCACGTAGATTGCGTCGACCCAAAAAATGTCAGTTGCCCTCTGTGCCAAACTAGGTTTTCTTGTGACTCAAGTGTTCCTGCGGATGAGATTACTGCTCCCAACAATTCCCCAGTGAATGCGTTGCACACCGTCGTGATTAGAGGCGAGGATGAGTATGAGGTCATTGAGATAGGTATATGGAACGGTAACACCAGTAGTGATGGAGAAGTTTCTTTATTTTGA
- the LOC106337612 gene encoding probable rRNA-processing protein EBP2 homolog, with protein sequence TLCVFFLWRRRSISLKTLLKREVLQSSSLLNHDEMNMIDENGAASDSEAESLSDSDDNDITEKLSEPTKTAVYNRDGLLDKLQDISWPEDIDWTHKLTVEIEQGQAVDVNDDLAREMAFYTQALQGTRQAFQKLQEMGLPFLRPADYYAEMVKSDTHMEKVKSKLLCEKKQMEEMEERRKARDNKKMAKEVQSQKMKERAKQKKDEIESVKKWRKQRQQSGFSEKGGAGELDLEFGNGKSFQRGGGGKKRPGVSPGDRSGGKGKAASRMNNKKRQFRDSKFGHGGRKGLSKQNTAETTNDFKGGFRGGKAGGNKRQKR encoded by the exons ACCCTTTGTGTCTTCTTCCTCTGGCGCCGTCGTTCAATCTCTCTAAAAACCCTTCTCAAGCGAGAAGTTCTTCAATCTTCTTCGTTGTTAAACC ATGATGAGATGAACATGATTGATGAAAACGGAGCAGCATCTGACTCCGAAGCTGAATCTCTTTCAGATTCAGATGACAACGACATCACTGAGAAGTTATCCGAGCCGACAAAGACCGCTGTCTACAACAGAGACGGGCTTCTTGATAAGCTTCAAGACATTAGCTGGCCAGAAGACATTGACTGGACTCACAAGCTCACCGTCGAGATCGAGCAAGGACAAGCCGTCGACGTGAACGACGACCTCGCTAGAGAGATGGCTTTCTACACTCAAGCCCTCCAAGGGACAAGGCAGGCTTTCCAGAAGCTCCAGGAGATGGGACTACCCTTTCTCAGACCCGCGGATTACTACGCGGAGATGGTGAAGTCAGACACGCACATGGAGAAAGTGAAGTCTAAGCTTCTGTGCGAGAAGAAACAGATGGAGGAGATGGAAGAGAGGAGGAAAGCTAGGGATAACAAGAAGATGGCTAAGGAAGTACAGTCTCAGAAGATGAAGGAGAGGGCCAAGCAGAAGAAGGATGAGATTGAGTCTGTTAAGAAGTGGAGGAAACAGAGGCAGCAGAGTGGGTTTAGTGAGAAAGGTGGGGCGGGGGAGCTTGATCTTGAGTTTGGGAATGGTAAGAGTTTCCAGAGAGGTGGTGGTGGTAAGAAGAGGCCTGGTGTGTCTCCTGGTGATAGGTCAGGAGGGAAAGGGAAGGCTGCTTCGAGGATGAACAATAAGAAGAGGCAGTTTAGGGACTCCAAGTTTGGTCATGGTGGAAGGAAAGGGTTGAGCAAGCAGAACACTGCAGAGACGACTAATGATTTCAAAGGCGGGTTTCGTGGAGGCAAAGCTGGTGGAAACAAGAGACAGAAGAGATGA